A genomic region of Staphylococcus roterodami contains the following coding sequences:
- a CDS encoding LCP family protein, which produces MKRSDKSKMSLPKKIFLWVFGILVILAIVAVVYVAAKIFITGNKIHNPLDRNKSELRDKKVSLKDGDPFTIALFGVDSDADRKKKGGGERSDSIMILSINPKTKKTEIVSIPRDTKADIVGRGTTEKIAHAYAYGGPNMAVKSLEKLMNVPIDHYATIDMDGLHNMIDSIGGVDVVSNDTFTVDGIHFTKGQQTHVNGDQALKFIRSRKEEGAGGDFGRQQRQQIVLEAMANKIASPSSITHFNSLMNEIQNNVKTDLTLGDLNTIRSNYKDANDTINKHQLSGQGGIQSDGLYYFIPSEQSKSESTKLLKDNLE; this is translated from the coding sequence TTGAAGCGTTCAGATAAAAGTAAAATGAGCCTACCTAAGAAAATATTTTTATGGGTATTTGGTATTTTAGTCATTTTAGCGATTGTAGCAGTAGTTTATGTAGCTGCTAAAATTTTTATTACTGGTAATAAAATTCATAATCCGTTAGATCGTAACAAGTCAGAATTAAGGGATAAAAAAGTTAGTTTAAAAGATGGGGATCCATTTACAATTGCTTTATTCGGTGTCGATTCGGATGCTGATCGTAAGAAAAAGGGTGGCGGAGAGCGTAGTGATAGTATAATGATTTTATCTATTAACCCTAAAACAAAGAAAACTGAAATTGTTAGTATACCTCGTGATACAAAAGCTGATATTGTAGGGCGTGGTACAACGGAAAAAATCGCGCATGCTTATGCATATGGTGGGCCTAATATGGCTGTGAAATCACTTGAAAAATTAATGAATGTACCAATTGACCATTATGCGACAATTGATATGGATGGTTTGCATAATATGATTGATAGCATCGGTGGCGTTGATGTAGTAAGTAATGATACATTCACAGTTGATGGCATTCATTTTACAAAAGGTCAGCAAACACATGTGAATGGTGATCAAGCTTTGAAATTTATTAGAAGTCGTAAAGAAGAAGGTGCTGGTGGAGATTTTGGTCGTCAACAGCGTCAACAAATTGTTTTAGAAGCGATGGCTAATAAAATTGCTAGTCCGTCATCAATCACACATTTCAATAGTCTGATGAATGAAATTCAAAATAACGTGAAAACAGATTTAACGTTAGGTGATCTGAACACGATTAGAAGCAATTATAAAGATGCTAATGATACGATTAATAAACATCAATTAAGTGGACAAGGCGGCATTCAAAGTGATGGATTGTATTACTTCATTCCGAGTGAACAGTCTAAATCTGAAAGCACGAAGTTATTAAAAGATAATTTAGAGTAG
- a CDS encoding inositol monophosphatase family protein has translation MTEKTLQQIDKLICNWLKQLDTIIPQLINEMTTETKRHRFDLVTNVDKQIQQQFQTFLCTHFPEHELLAEEKSNDKITKDIKDLWIMDPIDGTANLVKQQEDYCIILAYFVEGKPMLSYIYDYPHKQLYKAIRGVGAFSNDLKLEAPEPIPLKDAIVSFNAQVMNMETVQDLFNASFSYRLVGACGLDSIRVAKGQFGAHINTNPKPWDIAAQFLFAELLNLKMTSLNGDKVDYLKGGPFIISNSACHQKILEILNDNGGYKKQSSHV, from the coding sequence ATGACAGAAAAAACATTACAACAGATTGATAAATTAATTTGTAATTGGTTGAAACAATTAGATACTATCATTCCACAATTGATAAATGAAATGACTACAGAAACGAAACGCCATAGATTTGACTTAGTAACAAATGTCGATAAGCAAATTCAGCAACAATTTCAAACTTTTTTATGTACACATTTTCCAGAACATGAGTTATTAGCAGAAGAAAAAAGTAATGATAAGATTACGAAAGATATAAAAGATTTGTGGATTATGGATCCTATTGATGGAACTGCAAATTTAGTGAAACAACAAGAAGACTATTGTATTATATTGGCTTACTTTGTTGAGGGAAAACCAATGTTATCTTACATATATGATTATCCTCATAAGCAACTGTATAAAGCGATTAGAGGAGTTGGTGCTTTTAGTAATGATTTGAAGTTAGAAGCACCTGAACCTATACCATTAAAAGACGCAATTGTTTCATTTAATGCACAAGTTATGAATATGGAAACAGTACAAGACTTATTTAATGCGTCATTTAGTTATCGTCTAGTTGGAGCATGTGGGTTAGATTCAATTCGTGTTGCAAAAGGACAGTTTGGTGCGCATATTAATACAAACCCTAAGCCTTGGGATATTGCAGCACAATTTTTATTTGCGGAACTACTCAATTTGAAAATGACATCTTTAAATGGTGATAAAGTCGATTATCTTAAAGGTGGTCCGTTTATAATTAGTAACTCGGCATGCCATCAAAAGATTCTAGAAATTTTAAATGATAATGGTGGATATAAAAAACAAAGTAGTCATGTTTGA
- a CDS encoding YafY family transcriptional regulator, protein MNKAERQNLIITAIQQNNKMTALELAKYCNVSKRTILRDIDDLENQGVKIYAHYGKNGGYQIQQAQSKISLNLSEAQLSALFLVLNESQSYSTLPYKTEINAIIKQCLNLPQTRLRKLLKRMDFYIKFEDTQHMTLPVLFSDILIYCTERNVMLVDYKVDDKIKAENVIFIGLLCKSGHWHAVIYDIATDMTAELEIANIVDISYSFGKTIQTRDISIDNYHQFLNPIDS, encoded by the coding sequence ATGAATAAAGCTGAAAGGCAAAATTTAATTATTACTGCAATTCAACAAAACAATAAAATGACTGCATTAGAATTAGCTAAATATTGCAATGTTTCCAAGCGTACAATTTTACGTGATATTGATGATTTAGAAAATCAAGGTGTTAAAATTTATGCGCATTATGGGAAAAATGGTGGTTACCAAATACAACAAGCACAATCAAAAATTTCATTAAATTTATCTGAAGCACAATTATCAGCCTTATTTTTAGTACTAAATGAAAGTCAGTCGTACTCGACGTTACCATATAAAACTGAAATCAATGCAATCATAAAACAATGTTTAAACTTGCCTCAAACACGATTAAGAAAATTGCTTAAGCGCATGGACTTTTATATTAAGTTTGAAGATACACAACATATGACGTTACCGGTGTTGTTTTCCGATATTTTAATATATTGTACAGAGCGTAATGTGATGTTAGTAGATTATAAAGTAGATGATAAAATCAAAGCAGAAAATGTTATATTCATCGGCCTTTTATGTAAAAGTGGACACTGGCACGCCGTAATTTACGATATCGCAACAGATATGACTGCAGAGCTTGAGATTGCAAATATTGTGGATATCTCATATTCTTTTGGCAAGACAATTCAAACAAGAGATATATCTATTGATAACTACCATCAATTTTTAAACCCCATCGATTCTTAA
- a CDS encoding CPBP family intramembrane metalloprotease: MDNLKKKYTFKDIAWRDLLLIPIIGVLLFALNMAIMAGTIPLHYIISDSDNDFVISLIFVQASAYSIGIIVFCLFHLKVMRSRLHAGFAYIKSHWLRLLITYIIAVALIYIYEFMTQFLPKHLQYSETANELELNKMFEVPAFLPVVFLLVVILGPIVEEIVFRHILIGELGKKFNFIAMSIVSVFLFAFIHVTDAKSPFEFGPYLILSIILVFTYLKSGRNLGSTIALHIANNFVSFIMTVVQIYG, encoded by the coding sequence GTGGATAATTTAAAAAAGAAATATACATTTAAAGATATAGCTTGGAGAGACTTACTCTTAATTCCAATTATAGGTGTATTATTATTTGCACTAAACATGGCAATTATGGCAGGAACAATTCCGTTACATTATATTATAAGCGATAGCGATAATGATTTCGTAATTTCATTGATTTTTGTACAAGCTAGCGCATATAGTATTGGTATCATAGTGTTTTGTTTATTTCACTTAAAGGTGATGCGCTCAAGACTTCATGCAGGCTTTGCGTATATAAAAAGTCATTGGCTTAGATTGTTAATAACATATATTATTGCCGTCGCCTTAATATATATATATGAATTTATGACACAGTTTTTACCTAAACATTTACAATATAGCGAAACAGCAAATGAACTTGAACTAAATAAAATGTTTGAAGTGCCTGCATTTTTACCAGTCGTATTCCTATTAGTTGTGATTTTAGGTCCAATAGTTGAAGAAATCGTATTTAGACATATTTTAATTGGAGAATTAGGTAAGAAGTTTAATTTTATAGCTATGAGTATTGTTTCGGTGTTCTTATTTGCATTTATTCATGTGACTGATGCAAAGTCGCCGTTTGAGTTTGGCCCATATCTAATTTTATCTATTATTTTAGTGTTTACTTATTTGAAATCAGGTAGAAACTTAGGTTCGACTATCGCATTACATATTGCCAATAATTTTGTGTCATTTATTATGACTGTCGTACAAATTTATGGTTAA
- a CDS encoding MurR/RpiR family transcriptional regulator: MSNVLTEIDSQYPYMTKNEKKIASFILNSPQKVIKMRSQDLASLLDISTSSVIRFSKKITDGGFHDLKINISKYVPKASSIYNVELSNNESTESLRTKLHTRTTRTLNHANNELNDKTIDQICHCLKRSDTIFIYGFGASFVVATDLYQKLSRIGLNIQLVQETHIFATLLATHNSNDSVILITNNGTQSEMQSMVKVIDDYHIPIITITSTMDNPVAQASNIVLTYGKTDENEMHMGATTSLFAQMFTIDILYYRYVALNYHASLDFITQSKMALDNYRKHLSNINFKH; encoded by the coding sequence ATGTCAAACGTACTAACAGAAATAGATAGTCAGTATCCATACATGACTAAAAACGAAAAAAAGATTGCTAGCTTTATCCTTAATTCACCACAAAAAGTGATAAAAATGAGATCTCAAGACTTAGCAAGCTTATTAGATATTAGTACCTCATCAGTCATTCGATTTAGCAAAAAAATCACTGATGGTGGTTTTCATGATTTAAAAATTAATATCTCAAAATATGTACCAAAAGCGTCGTCAATTTATAATGTCGAACTCTCAAATAACGAAAGTACAGAGTCGTTAAGAACCAAGCTCCATACACGCACAACTCGTACACTTAATCATGCCAATAACGAATTAAACGATAAAACAATCGATCAAATTTGTCATTGTTTAAAACGTTCTGACACGATTTTCATTTATGGATTTGGCGCTTCTTTTGTAGTCGCTACAGACCTTTACCAAAAATTATCAAGAATAGGTTTAAACATTCAACTCGTTCAAGAAACTCATATTTTTGCAACGTTATTAGCAACTCATAATTCAAACGACAGTGTCATTCTTATTACTAATAATGGTACACAAAGTGAAATGCAGTCTATGGTCAAAGTCATTGACGACTACCATATACCAATTATCACAATAACTAGCACAATGGATAACCCTGTAGCACAGGCATCAAATATTGTTTTAACATATGGTAAAACAGATGAAAATGAGATGCATATGGGAGCAACAACATCACTTTTTGCTCAAATGTTCACGATTGATATCTTATATTATCGCTATGTAGCTCTTAATTATCATGCCTCATTAGATTTTATTACTCAATCTAAAATGGCCTTAGATAATTATCGCAAACATTTATCGAATATAAACTTTAAACATTAA